Genomic DNA from Streptomyces sp. PCS3-D2:
GACCCGCTTCGGGGCCCTGTCGATCCGCGTGGATCCGAAGGCGTGCTCCACGGTGACCGGGAAGGTGCCGGCTTCGGTGGCCGGGGCGTCAGGGCCGCTCCGTGCGGCCGGGTCCGCCGGGCCGGAGCCGCAGCCGGCCAGGAGGCCGGCTCCGAGCGCCGCGGCGGACACGGCCGCGGCGGCCCGTGCCCGGGGACTGGTACGAGTCGTTCGATGGAGAAGCATCCGCAATCCCTTGCTTTCGTGCTGTCCATGGCGCCCCCGGCCCGAGGGCAGGCACACGATATCGCCCCCAAGTGAGGCTAGCCTAGCCTTACTTGAACCGTATCTTTGTCCGCCTGATCCGGCGTCACATGGGTGCGGCCGATCGGCACGATGAGGGGCCTGTCCCCCACCGGGTCGTCGATCACCCTGGCCCGCAGTCCGAAGGCCTCCCGGAGCAGACCGGCGGTGATCACCTCACGCGGGTGGCCCTGCGCCAGGATCGTTCCCGCCTTCATCACGACGAGGTGGTCGCTGTAACGGACGGCCAGATTCAGGTCGTGCAGCACCAGGACGACCGTGCATCCGGACTCGTGGAGGTCGTCCACCAGATCGAGCACGTCGACGGCGTGCGCCAGGTCCAGGTAGGTGGTCGGCTCGTCGAGCAGCAGCAGGTCGGTGCCCTGGGCCAGCGTCATGGAGATCCACACCCGCTGGCGCTGGCCTCCGGACAGGGAGTCGACCGGGCGGTCTGCCAGATCGGACACCCCCGTCATGGCGAGCGCGCGCTCCACCACGTTGGCGTCGTCCGACGACCACTGCCGCAGCCAGCTCTGGTGCGGATGCCGGCCCCTGGCGACCAGGTCGGCCACGGTGAGCCCCTCCGGCGCCACCGGGGCCTGCGGCAGCAGGCCGAGCTTCCTGGCCACGTCCCTGGTCCGGAGCCGCGCGATGTCGTCGCCGTCCAGGACGACGACCCCCCGGGTAGGCCTGAGCAGCCGCGCCAGGGTCCGCAACAGGGTCGATTTGCCGCAGCCGTTGGCCCCGATGATCGTGGTGATC
This window encodes:
- a CDS encoding ABC transporter ATP-binding protein → MVARGVTVGYGGRVVIDDLDVAVPPRVITTIIGANGCGKSTLLRTLARLLRPTRGVVVLDGDDIARLRTRDVARKLGLLPQAPVAPEGLTVADLVARGRHPHQSWLRQWSSDDANVVERALAMTGVSDLADRPVDSLSGGQRQRVWISMTLAQGTDLLLLDEPTTYLDLAHAVDVLDLVDDLHESGCTVVLVLHDLNLAVRYSDHLVVMKAGTILAQGHPREVITAGLLREAFGLRARVIDDPVGDRPLIVPIGRTHVTPDQADKDTVQVRLG